One Mycolicibacterium goodii genomic region harbors:
- a CDS encoding APC family permease → MALVSKLSTAARRLVLGRPFRSDKLSHTLLPKRIALPVFASDALSSVAYAPEEIFLVLSVAGLTAYSMTPWIGLAVAGVMLIVIASYRQNVHAYPSGGGDYEVVTTNLGPTAGLTVASALLVDYVLTVAVSMSSAMSNIGSAIPFVAHHKVLFAVVAILLLAAMNLRGIRESGVAFAIPTYLFMVGMFIMLGWGLFQIYVLDHSLRAESADFHMRSEHGEVLGFALVFLVARAFSSGSAALTGVEAISNGVPAFRKPKSRNAATTLLLLGVISVTLFLGIILLAKATGVQIAEHPNVQLIGAPEDYHQKTLIAQLADAVFHNFPIGLYLIAGVTALILCLAANTAFNGFPVLGSILAQDRFLPRQLHTRGDRLAFSNGILFLALAAIAFVVAFQAEVTSLIQLYIVGVFVSFTLSQIGMVRHWTRLLRTETDPAIRRHMMRSRAINAVGLTATGAVLVVVVVTKFVAGAWIAILAMSALFVLMKLIHRHYDTVAQELETGADGEDDIVLPSRNHAVVLVSKLHLPTKRALAYARATRPDVLEAITVSVDDAETRALVHEWEDSDVAVPLKVIASPYREITRPVLDYVKRITKESPRTVVTVFIPEYVVGHWWEQILHNQSALRLKGRLLFMPNVMVTSVPWQLNSSERLKAVRRQSAPGDARRGFLE, encoded by the coding sequence TTGGCACTCGTGTCCAAGCTTTCGACCGCAGCGCGCCGACTGGTCCTCGGGCGGCCGTTCCGCAGCGACAAGCTGTCCCACACGCTGCTGCCCAAGCGGATCGCGCTCCCGGTCTTCGCCTCCGACGCGCTGTCCTCGGTCGCCTACGCACCGGAGGAGATCTTCCTGGTGCTGTCGGTGGCCGGGCTCACCGCGTACTCCATGACGCCGTGGATCGGGCTCGCCGTCGCCGGTGTCATGCTGATCGTGATCGCCAGCTACCGGCAGAACGTGCACGCCTACCCCTCGGGTGGTGGTGACTACGAGGTGGTGACCACCAACCTGGGGCCGACCGCCGGGCTGACCGTGGCCAGCGCACTGCTGGTCGATTATGTGCTCACGGTCGCGGTGTCGATGTCGTCGGCCATGTCCAACATCGGCTCGGCGATACCGTTCGTGGCGCACCACAAGGTGTTGTTCGCCGTGGTCGCGATCCTGCTGCTGGCCGCGATGAACCTGCGCGGAATCCGGGAATCCGGCGTGGCATTCGCGATTCCCACCTACCTGTTCATGGTCGGCATGTTCATCATGTTGGGCTGGGGCCTGTTCCAGATCTACGTCCTGGACCATTCGTTGCGCGCCGAGTCGGCCGATTTCCACATGCGGTCCGAGCACGGCGAGGTGCTCGGCTTCGCCCTGGTGTTCCTCGTGGCGCGGGCGTTCTCGTCCGGGTCGGCGGCGCTGACCGGTGTCGAGGCCATCAGCAACGGTGTGCCCGCCTTCCGTAAGCCCAAATCCCGCAACGCGGCGACAACGCTGCTGCTGCTCGGCGTGATCTCGGTCACGTTGTTCCTGGGAATCATCTTGCTGGCCAAGGCGACCGGAGTGCAGATCGCCGAGCATCCGAACGTACAGCTCATCGGCGCCCCGGAGGACTACCACCAGAAGACGCTCATCGCCCAGCTCGCCGATGCCGTCTTCCACAACTTCCCGATCGGCCTGTATCTGATCGCCGGCGTGACCGCGCTGATCCTGTGTCTGGCGGCCAACACCGCGTTCAACGGCTTCCCGGTGCTGGGTTCGATTCTGGCCCAGGATCGTTTCCTGCCGCGGCAGCTGCACACGCGTGGTGACCGGTTGGCGTTCTCCAACGGCATCCTGTTCCTGGCGCTGGCCGCGATCGCGTTCGTCGTCGCGTTCCAGGCCGAGGTGACATCGCTGATCCAGCTCTACATCGTCGGCGTGTTCGTGTCGTTCACCCTCAGCCAGATCGGCATGGTGCGACATTGGACCCGGCTGCTGCGCACCGAGACCGATCCGGCGATCCGGCGGCACATGATGCGGTCGCGCGCGATCAACGCCGTGGGTCTCACCGCCACGGGCGCGGTGCTGGTGGTCGTGGTGGTGACGAAGTTCGTCGCAGGAGCGTGGATCGCGATCCTGGCCATGAGCGCGTTGTTCGTGCTGATGAAGTTGATCCACCGGCACTACGACACGGTGGCGCAAGAGCTGGAGACGGGGGCCGACGGCGAGGACGACATCGTCCTGCCCAGCCGCAACCACGCGGTGGTACTGGTGTCCAAGCTGCACCTGCCCACCAAACGCGCGCTGGCCTACGCGCGCGCGACCCGGCCCGACGTGCTGGAGGCGATCACGGTCAGCGTCGACGACGCCGAGACCCGTGCACTGGTGCACGAATGGGAGGACAGCGATGTGGCCGTGCCGCTCAAGGTGATCGCGTCGCCGTATCGGGAGATCACCCGGCCGGTGCTCGATTACGTCAAACGCATCACCAAGGAGTCGCCACGCACCGTGGTCACGGTGTTCATCCCGGAGTACGTCGTCGGGCACTGGTGGGAGCAGATCCTGCACAATCAGAGTGCACTGCGTCTCAAAGGCCGGTTGTTGTTCATGCCGAACGTTATGGTGACCTCGGTGCCATGGCAGCTCAACTCCTCTGAGCGGCTCAAGGCCGTGCGGCGCCAGTCGGCGCCTGGGGACGCGCGCAGGGGATTCTTGGAGTGA
- the trkA gene encoding potassium uptake protein TrkA, giving the protein MRVVVMGCGRVGASLADSLARIGHEVAVIDRDATAFHRLSPDFPGERILGMGFDRDVLMRAGIEEAGAFAAVSSGDNSNIISARVARETFGVRRVVARIYDAKRAAVYERLGIPTVATVPWTTDRLLNVLTRETETTKWRDPTGSVGVAELDMHENWAGRRVTDLEAATGGRVAFMIRFGNGHLPDAKTVIQAGDQVYLAAVSGHIAEALAIAALPPSEDLDSE; this is encoded by the coding sequence GTGCGTGTAGTTGTCATGGGATGTGGCCGCGTCGGCGCATCCCTCGCCGACAGCCTGGCCCGGATCGGCCACGAGGTCGCGGTCATCGACCGCGACGCCACCGCGTTCCACCGGCTCTCACCCGACTTCCCGGGCGAGCGCATCCTCGGTATGGGCTTCGACCGCGACGTGCTGATGCGGGCCGGGATCGAGGAGGCAGGGGCGTTCGCGGCGGTCTCCTCGGGCGACAACTCGAACATCATCTCCGCGCGCGTGGCGCGCGAGACCTTCGGTGTGCGACGCGTGGTGGCGCGGATCTACGACGCCAAACGCGCGGCGGTGTACGAGCGCCTCGGCATCCCGACCGTGGCGACCGTGCCGTGGACCACGGATCGGCTGCTCAACGTCCTCACCCGCGAGACCGAGACCACCAAGTGGCGTGACCCCACCGGCAGCGTCGGCGTCGCCGAACTCGATATGCACGAGAACTGGGCGGGCCGCCGGGTCACCGATCTGGAGGCCGCGACCGGCGGACGCGTGGCTTTCATGATCCGGTTCGGCAACGGCCATCTGCCCGACGCCAAGACCGTCATCCAGGCCGGTGACCAGGTGTACCTGGCCGCGGTGTCCGGGCACATCGCCGAGGCGCTGGCCATCGCGGCGCTGCCGCCCTCAGAGGACCTGGATTCCGAATGA